Proteins encoded together in one Planctomyces sp. SH-PL14 window:
- a CDS encoding sigma-70 family RNA polymerase sigma factor, which produces MTVPPLPPSEPLPPPIPPRIAGPLPGGATTAEILAACRQGHPGAADALFRQYFSKLVELARRRLSRRLARRIDAEDVVLSAYRSFFIRLRDDSGFPETETADDLWALLVTITRRKIAKQSRRHWAGRRSVAREISDGASLEPVASAAPAEAAAVLEEEVEQLVASLRPTDREVLIRSLQGLTSAEIAAELNCAERTVRRARHRIDDAISSRRAAESLPGAPVRGISDPDLNPTHRQTDLLLQQMAGEGSFSKVYRALDRTNGETVAVKFLKKDQWSDPRAVAALVREHEILRRLDHPGIVGVRGWGITRAAAPFLVLQWIDGTRLAEWNRNNHLLRETLSIARQIAEALAAAHSLGITHGDLSPANVLRTRNGHVLLTDFGFAQQRDRPHHPGTAGGTPGFLAPELLADPHHPAAPSADVYGFGAILHFLLTGQSPAGRGHATPSSAELRVAFANAHDELGPAIAQQLPELLSCCLALHPEERPVNLLAALRPFDSA; this is translated from the coding sequence ACCGCGAATTGCGGGACCGCTGCCGGGCGGTGCAACAACCGCCGAGATCCTGGCGGCCTGCCGCCAGGGACACCCGGGGGCGGCCGACGCCCTCTTTCGCCAGTACTTTTCCAAGCTGGTCGAGCTGGCCCGACGCCGCCTCTCGCGGCGTCTCGCCCGCCGGATCGATGCGGAAGACGTCGTGCTCTCGGCCTACCGGAGCTTCTTCATCCGCCTGCGGGACGACTCAGGGTTTCCCGAAACGGAAACCGCCGACGATCTGTGGGCCCTTCTGGTCACGATCACCCGCCGAAAAATCGCGAAGCAGTCGCGCCGGCACTGGGCCGGGAGGCGGAGCGTCGCCCGTGAGATTTCGGACGGTGCCTCGCTCGAGCCGGTTGCCTCCGCGGCGCCGGCCGAGGCGGCCGCCGTTCTGGAGGAGGAAGTCGAGCAGCTTGTCGCCTCGCTGCGGCCCACCGATCGGGAGGTCCTGATTCGATCGCTTCAGGGACTGACCTCCGCGGAGATCGCCGCGGAACTGAACTGCGCCGAACGGACGGTCCGCCGCGCCCGCCACCGGATCGATGACGCAATTTCCTCCCGGCGGGCGGCGGAATCCCTGCCCGGAGCACCCGTTCGGGGAATTTCTGACCCCGATCTCAACCCGACACACCGGCAGACCGACCTGCTGCTCCAACAGATGGCCGGTGAGGGAAGCTTTTCGAAGGTCTACCGCGCTCTCGACCGGACGAACGGAGAGACGGTCGCCGTCAAATTCCTCAAGAAGGACCAGTGGAGCGACCCCCGCGCCGTCGCCGCTCTCGTCCGGGAGCATGAGATCCTCCGCCGACTCGACCACCCCGGCATCGTCGGAGTCCGCGGATGGGGAATCACTCGCGCCGCCGCGCCGTTCCTGGTCCTCCAATGGATCGATGGCACCAGGCTCGCCGAATGGAATCGCAACAACCACCTGCTGCGCGAAACACTCAGCATTGCCCGTCAGATCGCCGAGGCCCTGGCCGCGGCCCACTCCTTGGGAATAACCCACGGGGATCTCAGCCCTGCCAATGTCCTCCGCACCCGAAACGGACACGTTCTGCTGACCGATTTCGGCTTCGCCCAACAGCGCGACCGCCCTCACCATCCAGGCACCGCGGGGGGAACACCCGGATTCCTGGCACCGGAGCTCCTGGCCGACCCACATCACCCGGCCGCCCCCTCAGCCGATGTCTATGGATTCGGAGCGATCCTGCACTTCCTTCTGACCGGTCAATCTCCTGCCGGACGGGGCCACGCCACGCCTTCCAGTGCTGAACTTCGCGTCGCCTTCGCCAATGCGCACGACGAACTCGGCCCCGCCATCGCACAACAACTGCCGGAGCTGCTCTCCTGTTGCCTGGCCCTGCATCCCGAAGAGCGTCCCGTCAATCTCCTGGCGGCACTCCGGCCTTTCGATTCCGCCTGA